One Osmerus eperlanus chromosome 24, fOsmEpe2.1, whole genome shotgun sequence DNA window includes the following coding sequences:
- the tbxa2r gene encoding thromboxane A2 receptor isoform X2, producing the protein MNASARPPNETTPLCFSINSPPFNYNTTIPSAYFSAIFSTLGLSSNLIALVVLLKSFQRTHSRSRSSFLIFLCGLVVTDFMGLLVTGAIVVTFYVTHFNWRRLDPHCHFCNFMGMSMVFYGLCPLLLGASMAVERFVGINRPFARSASMSKSRAAAMVMMVWVFAGAVALLPLSGVGSYHMQFPGSWCFLNISSEGSDLLFSLLFSTVGLLCLGVSFVLNTVSVVTLVKVCCGQDGMQRRRDYEVEMMVQLILIMVIASICWCPLLVFIAQTVLSGTRLKVPLLLLCLRFATWNQILDPWVYILFRRAVLKRIYPRMDWSRGSIMSLYPSFSGTLRRLTRSSLGGAQEADPGGGKVEGKGPPPSL; encoded by the exons ATGAATGCCTccgcccgcccccccaacgAGACGACCCCCTTGTGCTTCTCCATCAACAGCCCGCCGTTCaactacaacaccaccatcccctCCGCCTACTTCTCCGCCATCTTCAGCACCCTGGGCCTCAGCTCCAACCTCATCGCCTTGGTGGTCCTCCTCAAGTCCTTCCAGCGCACCCACAGCCGATCGCGCTCCTCCTTCCTGATCTTCCTCTGCGGCCTGGTGGTGACGGACTTCATGGGCTTGCTGGTGACGGGCGCCATCGTGGTCACCTTCTACGTCACGCACTTCAACTGGCGCCGGCTGGACCCCCACTGCCACTTCTGCAACTTCATGGGCATGTCCATGGTCTTCTACGGCCTGTGCCCGCTGCTGCTGGGCGCGTCCATGGCCGTGGAGCGCTTCGTGGGCATCAACCGGCCCTTCGCCCGCTCGGCGAGCATGTCGAAGAGTCGGGCGGCGgccatggtgatgatggtgtggGTGTTCGCCGGCGCGGTGGCTCTGCTGCCCCTGTCGGGCGTGGGAAGCTACCACATGCAGTTCCCGGGCTCCTGGTGCTTCCTGAACATCAGCTCTGAGGGCAGCGACCTGCTGTTCTCCCTGCTGTTCTCCACGGTGGGGCTGCTGTGCTTGGGGGTGTCGTTCGTGCTCAACACGGTCAGCGTGGTCACCCTCGTCAAGGTGTGCTGCGGGCAGGACGGCATGCAGCGCCGGCGCGACTACGAGGTGGAGATGATGGTGCAGCTCATCCTCATCATGGTGATCGCCTCCATCTGTtggtgccccctgctg gTGTTTATTGCGCAGACTGTGCTGTCGGGAACCCGACTCAAAGTCCCCCTCCTGTTGCTCTGTCTCCGATTTGCCACCTGGAACCAGATCCTGGACCCCTGGGTGTACATCCTGTTCCGCAGAGCCGTTCTCAAGCGCATATACCCCCGCATGGACTGGTCCAGGGGCTCCATCATGAGCCTGTACCCCTCCTTCAGTGGCACCCTGCGCAGGCTCACCCGCTCCTCCCTGGGGGGCGCTCAGGAggccgaccccgggggagggaaggtggaaggGAAGGGTCCACCCCCTTCTCTGTAA
- the tbxa2r gene encoding thromboxane A2 receptor isoform X1, translating into MNASARPPNETTPLCFSINSPPFNYNTTIPSAYFSAIFSTLGLSSNLIALVVLLKSFQRTHSRSRSSFLIFLCGLVVTDFMGLLVTGAIVVTFYVTHFNWRRLDPHCHFCNFMGMSMVFYGLCPLLLGASMAVERFVGINRPFARSASMSKSRAAAMVMMVWVFAGAVALLPLSGVGSYHMQFPGSWCFLNISSEGSDLLFSLLFSTVGLLCLGVSFVLNTVSVVTLVKVCCGQDGMQRRRDYEVEMMVQLILIMVIASICWCPLLVYSLTRAVSAAPVEPQSMLTFLRFATCNQICDPWIYIVCQESKLRCLLRRLCCREPDSKSPSCCSVSDLPPGTRSWTPGCTSCSAEPFSSAYTPAWTGPGAPS; encoded by the exons ATGAATGCCTccgcccgcccccccaacgAGACGACCCCCTTGTGCTTCTCCATCAACAGCCCGCCGTTCaactacaacaccaccatcccctCCGCCTACTTCTCCGCCATCTTCAGCACCCTGGGCCTCAGCTCCAACCTCATCGCCTTGGTGGTCCTCCTCAAGTCCTTCCAGCGCACCCACAGCCGATCGCGCTCCTCCTTCCTGATCTTCCTCTGCGGCCTGGTGGTGACGGACTTCATGGGCTTGCTGGTGACGGGCGCCATCGTGGTCACCTTCTACGTCACGCACTTCAACTGGCGCCGGCTGGACCCCCACTGCCACTTCTGCAACTTCATGGGCATGTCCATGGTCTTCTACGGCCTGTGCCCGCTGCTGCTGGGCGCGTCCATGGCCGTGGAGCGCTTCGTGGGCATCAACCGGCCCTTCGCCCGCTCGGCGAGCATGTCGAAGAGTCGGGCGGCGgccatggtgatgatggtgtggGTGTTCGCCGGCGCGGTGGCTCTGCTGCCCCTGTCGGGCGTGGGAAGCTACCACATGCAGTTCCCGGGCTCCTGGTGCTTCCTGAACATCAGCTCTGAGGGCAGCGACCTGCTGTTCTCCCTGCTGTTCTCCACGGTGGGGCTGCTGTGCTTGGGGGTGTCGTTCGTGCTCAACACGGTCAGCGTGGTCACCCTCGTCAAGGTGTGCTGCGGGCAGGACGGCATGCAGCGCCGGCGCGACTACGAGGTGGAGATGATGGTGCAGCTCATCCTCATCATGGTGATCGCCTCCATCTGTtggtgccccctgctg GTGTATAGCCTGACGAGGGCCGTGTCAGCTGCGCCCGTAGAACCCCAATCTATGCTAACCTTCCTGCGCTTCGCCACGTGCAATCAGATTTGCGATCCCTGGATCTACATTGTGTGTCAGGAATCGAAACTAAG gTGTTTATTGCGCAGACTGTGCTGTCGGGAACCCGACTCAAAGTCCCCCTCCTGTTGCTCTGTCTCCGATTTGCCACCTGGAACCAGATCCTGGACCCCTGGGTGTACATCCTGTTCCGCAGAGCCGTTCTCAAGCGCATATACCCCCGCATGGACTGGTCCAGGGGCTCCATCATGA